Genomic window (Caldinitratiruptor microaerophilus):
CCTCAACCCGCGGTACCTCCTGGGCGGACGTGTGGCCATCGACTATGCGGCCGCCGAGCGGGCGGTCGGCCGGCTGGCCCAGGGGCTCGGCGTCCCCGCGGTGGAGGCCGCCATGGGCGTGCTGCGGGTGGTCAATTCGAACATGGCCCGGGCGATCCGGGCGGTGTCGGTCGACAAGGGTGAGGACCCCCGGTCCTACGTGCTCCTCGCCTTTGGCGGTGCCGGCCCCGTCCACGCGGCGGAGCTGGCGGCCGAGCTGGGCATGAGCACGGTACTCGTCCCTACCAGGCCCGGCATCCTGTGCGCCATGGGCCTCCTGGCTACGGACCTGCGGAGCGATTACGTCCGCTCGCGGGTGCTGCCGGCGGTGCCCGAGGCCGTACCCGAAGTGAACCGGGTCTTCGCCGAGATGGAGGCGCTGGCCGGAGACTGGCTCGACCGGGAAGGGGTTCCGCCGGAGAAGCGCCGGTTCGTCCGGAGCGTGGACATGCGGTACAGCCGGCAGAACCACGAGCTCCCCGTGGCGGTCCCGGACGGCGAGTTCACCGTGCAGGTCCTCGAACAGGTCGTCGGTGATTTCCACCTCGGCCACGAGAAGAACTACGGCTTCGCCGACCCGTCCTCTCCCGTCCACTTCGTGAACTTCCGCTTGGTGGCCATGGGCGACGCGCCGAAGCTCCCGATCGCCGCGCTGGCGAAGGGCACCGGTACGCCTCCGCCCGACGCCGTGCTCGAGCGCCGGCCGGTCTTCTTCCCGGCCGCGGGGGACTACGTCGAGACCCCGGTCTACGCGCGCGATCACCTGCGGGCCGGCGACCGGTTTGAAGGGCCTGCGATCGTCGAGCAACTCGACACCACCACGGTCGTTCCGCCCGGCTGCGCGGTGACCGTGGACGCATACGGCAACCTGGTCGTGGAGGTGGGACGGGCGTGAACGGAGGTCCATCCGCTCGTGCGCAACTCGATCCGGTAACCGTCCAGGTGCTGGGCAACTACTTCATGTCGATCGCCGAGGAGATGGGCGCCCGGCTGATCCGGTCCTCGTACTCCTCGAACATCAAAGAGCGGGCGGACTGCTCGGCCGCCCTCTTCGACCGGGACGGGAACGTGATCGCCCAGGCCGACCACATCCCCATGCACATGGGCTCCATGCTCGGCATCGTGCGGGCCATCAAGGCGCGCTACGGCGAGTCCGGCGTAAGGCCGGGCGACATGTTCGTGACGAACGACCCGTACAGCGGCGGCGGCACCCACCTCCCGGACATCACCGTGGCCGCTCCGGTCTTCTACGAAGGCGAGCTGGTTGGCTTCGCCGCCAACATCGCACACCACTCCGACGTCGGCGGCCGGGTCCCGGGTAGCAACTCGGGCGACTCCACCAGTATCTACCAGGAGGGGCTGCGCATCCCGCTGGTGCGCCTGGTCAGCGAAGGCCGGTTGCAGACGGAGATCCTCGACTTCATCCTGCTCAACTCCCGGTTGCCCCGGGAGCGGGAGGGCGACATCCAGGCCCAGATCGCCGCCAACCGCGTGGGCGTGGAACGGCTCCAGGAGGCGTGCCGGCGGTACGGGGTGGCCACGGTCACCGGGGCCATGGTCGGCCTGCTCGACTACGCCGAGCGCCGGATCCGTCTCGCCATCGAGAAGGTGCCCGACGGCACCTACACGTTCACGGACTACATGGACGACGACGGGATCACCGACGAGCCCATCCCAATCACCGTCACCGTCCGCGTTCAGGGTGACAGCATCCACCTGGACTTCACCGGCTCGGGCCGGCACGCCGGAGGCGCCATCAACATCGTCCGGACCGCCCTGGAGGCGACGGTGTACTTCGCCTTGAAGGCGGCCCTCGACCCCGACATCCCGGCGAACGGAGGCTACCACCGGGCGATCCGGATCACGGCGCCCGAGGGCACCATCGTCAACGCGGTGCCGCCGGCCGCGGTCGCGGGCCGCACCGATACGGCCCAGCGGATCGTGGACACGGTCCTGGGCGCGCTCGCGCAGGCCATTCCCGACCGGATTCCCGCCGCCTGCCACAGCGCCATGTCCGCGGTCATGTTCGCCGGGTTCGACGCGGAGGGGGCCAACTACTTTGTGTACCCGGAGACCATCGGCGGCGGGTTCGGCGCCCGGCCCTCGAAGGACGGCATGGATGGGGTGCAGGTCCACGTGACGAACTCCTCCAACCTCCCCGTCGAGGCGCTCGAGCTCGAGTACCCCCTTCTCATCGAGCACTACGGCCTCATCCCCGACTCCGGCGGACCGGGGCGGTGGCGCGGCGGCCTCGGGATCCGCCGGGATATCCGGATCCTGGGCCGCGACGTCGAGTTCTCGTCCCACGCCGACCGCCAGAAGTTCGCCCCCTGGGGGCTAGAGGGAGGGATGCCGGCGAAGGCGGGTCGCTTCGTGATCAACCCTGGCACCCCCCAGGAGCGCAGGCTGGCGTCCGGGAAGGTGTCGCACGTCCGCCTCGCTCCGGGCGATGTCCTCAGCGCCCAGACGCCCGGCGGCGGCGGGTTTGGCGACCCGCTGGAGCGGGAACCCGAGCGGGTCGCGCAGGACGTGCTGGAGCGGAAAGTCAGCGTCCGGGCGGCGCGGGAGGTCTACGGCGTCGTCGTGGACGCCGAGGGGCGTCTCGACCTGGAAGCCACCGCGCGCCTCCGCCAGGAGCTGCGTGGCGCCCGGAACCAGCAGGCTGGCTTCTTTCCCAGCGTCTAACCCCGCGAAAAGGCAGGTCATGTAGACATGCTGACCGTTCGCTTCCTGAACCAGGACGACGTGATCGCTTGCGGCGGGGCCGACATGGCCGCTGCCGTGCAGGACATCGAGAACGTGTTCGCGCTCCATGCCCGGGGTGACGTGGTGCTTCCCTCCAAGACCGTGTTGCGCTGGGGGGGTATCGAGTCCGAGTACTCGCACGGGCGCATCAACGCCATGCCGGCGTACGTGGGCGGCGACGTGCACATGGCCGGCATCAAGTGGATCTCCGGTTTCCCCAAGAACCCCTTCACGAACGGGTTGCCGAGGGCCGTCGGCATCACCATCCTCAACGATCCGGACACGGGCGTTCCCCTGGCCATCATGGACGGGACGCTGATCAGCGCCGTGCGAACCGGCGCCGTGACGGGCGTGGCCGCCAAGTACCTGGCCCGCCCGGACAGCGAGATCGCCGGGATCATCGGGACGGGCGTGCAGAGCCGGACCCAGCTCAGGGCCCTCAAAGTTGTCCTCCCGGCGCTGAAGGAGGTGAAGGCCTTCGACGTGGACCGGGGCCGCCGCGAGCGGTTCGCGGAGGAAATGTCCGCGGACCTCGGAATCGAGGTGAGGCCGGTGAACTCCGCCGAGGAGGCTGTCCGCGGCAGCCAGGTACTCGTCACGGCCACCACTTCGAAGGAGCCCGTCGTCAAGGCGGAGTGGATCGAACCCGGGCTCTTCTACTCCGCCGTGGGCGGCCATGAATTCGAGTATGCGGTGGCCGACCGGGCGAGCAAGATCGTCGTCGACAACTGGGAGGAGATCAAGCACCGGGGCAGCCAGACGCTGTGCTTCATGCACCGGGAAGGCCTCCTGCCCGACGATCGCATCCACGCCGAACTGGGCGAGGTGGTGATCGGCCGCAAGGCGGGCCGGCAGAGCGCCGGCGAGTTCATCCTCTTCGCCTCGGTCGGGATGGGCCTGGAGGACGTGGCCGTCGCCAGCCGGGTCCTGCGCACGGCCAGGGAACGAGGGATCGGTAGCGATCTGGTGCTGTGGCGGGAGCCGTTCTCGAAGTGATATTCGAGCGGGCTACCCACCCCACGGAAGCGGGGTGGGTGGCCGGTACGAGATCGCGCGAAAACGTGGGAGCTGACGTATGCGTCTGGCGAGTCATCCGGTTCTCGGACCCGTGCCCCGGGGCGAGCCCGTCACGATCTACGTGGAAGGCCGGCCGGTCGAGGCCCACGCCGGCGAACCGCTGGCCGTCGCCCTGCTGGCGGCCGGGATTCACGCCTTCGGGCACACCCGCAAGCTCGACCGGCCGCGGGGGCTCTACTGCGCCGAGGGGACGTGCGGTGAGTGCCGGGTCGAGGTGGACGGCCGGCCGGGCGTCCTCGCCTGTGTCGCGCCGGTCGTCGCGGGCATGCGGGTCCGCCTGCCCCGGGGCGAGCTCGACCTGCTGGGGGAGGAGCGGCGGTGAGGGCGGACGTCGTGGTCATCGGCAGCGGTCCGGCCGGCCTGTCGGCCGCGCGGGCGGCGGCGGCCGCCGGAGTGCAGGTCGTGGTCGTGGAGGAGGCGCCGTGGGCCGGTGGGCGGCTGGCCTGCCGGGTCGACACCCTCGATTCCCCTCCGGCCCTCGCCGGCCGCCGGGCCGACCAGGCAGCCCGGGAGCTCGTGGCGGCCGCCGGGGCCGCCGGCGCGACGATCGAGACGGGCACCCTGGCGTGGGGCCTCTTTCCCGGCGCTCCCGGCACCGTCGCCGTGCGGCGGGACGGGCGGGTGGAGGCCGTCGAGGCGGGGGCCGTGGTGGTCGCCACCGGGTCGCTGCCGGCGCCGTATCCCTTCACCGGCTGGACCCTGCCCGGCGTCATGACGGCGCCGGCGGTGGAGCGGCTGATCAACCGCCACGGATTCCTCCCCGGCCGGCAGGCCGTGGTGGTTGGCGATACCTCGGAGGCCGGGCGGGTCGCCCGGCTCCTCGAGCTCTGCGGCGCCGCGGTGGAGCAGGTGCAGGACATCGAGAGCGCCGGCGGGCAGGGGCGGGTGGAGGAGGTGACGGTCGGCGGCCAGACCCGGCCCGCCGACCTCGTCGTGCTGGCGGTCGGCCGCCTGCCCCAGGTGGAGCTGCTGAACGCGGCCGGGTGCCCGATCGGCGCCGATGGCGTGCCGCAGCACGACCCCAGCACGGGCCGGACGCCGCTTGTCGGGGTCTTCGTCGCTGGCAGCGCCGGCGGTGCCGGGAACCTGGCGATGTCGATCGGGTCAGGGGCGATCGCGGGGATCTCGGCGGCGGAGCACGTGGGAGCCCTGACCCGAGCGGAGGCGGCGGCCCGCCGGTGGGATCTGATCCGGCAACTGCCGCCTCCGGCCCGGCTCTCGGCCCCGGAGCGGCCGCTTCCCGTGGACGAGTTCGCCCTGGTCTGCCGCTGCGAGGAGATCCCGCGTACCGAGGTGGAGGACGCCATCCGTGCCGGGGCCCGGACGGTCGATGACGTCAAGCGCATGACCCGGTGCGGCATGGGCTTCTGCCAGGGCAAGAACTGCACGCGCACCGTGATGAACCTGCTGGCCTTGCGCGGGGCCGCCACCCGGGGGCAGGCGGGCTCTGGCGCCGCGGCGCCCGGCGGTCCGCTGCGGCCGGACCGGCCGGGGGCGGTGGAACTCCGGCCCATGCGGCTGCGTCCCCCGGTGCGCCCCGTGCGGCTGGGCGAGCTGGCCGCCGCCGGGCGGGACGTCTCCCTGCTGGAGCGGGCCATTCATCCGGAGGGGGAGGAGCCGCACCCGTGAAGTTCGATTACGACGTCGTGGTCGTGGGCGGCGGCATCGTCGGCGGCAGCGTCGCCTTCCACCTGGCCGAAGCCGGCAGGTCCATCCTCGTCGTCGACCGGGCCTTCCCGGCCAGCGGCACCTCCGGGGCGACCCAGTCCTGGGTCTGGGTGCACACGAAGAGCCCGCCCTTCTACGGGGAGTTCAACCACCTCAGCGCGATGATGTACCCGGACTTCGAAAAGCGGCTCGGGGCGGACATCGAGTACCAGCGCACGGGCGGCATCAGCCTTCTCTTCACGCCCGGAGAGGTGGAGAAGGCCCGGGAGCTGGTGGAGCGCCAGCGGGCCGTGGGGATCGACGTGAGCCTGCTCACGCGGGAAGAGATCCTCTCGCTCGAGCCCGCCGTCAGCCCGGACGTCCTGGGTGCCACCTACAGCCCCGCGGACGGCAACGTGAACTCGCTGCGCCTGGTCTTTGCGGTGATGCGGGCCAACCAGGCCCGCGGCGTGACGTACTGGACCTACACGGCCGTGACGGGGATGGAGCTGACGGACGGCGGCGTGCAGGTGCACACGGAGCGAGGGAGCGTCACGGCCCGGCAGGTGGCGATCTGCGGCGGGCCGTGGGCGCCGGAGCTCGGCGCGATGCTCGGCATCCGCATCCCCGTCCGGCCGGTGCGGGGCCAGGTGCTGGTGACGGAGCCCCTGGCGCCCCTCATCCGCCACACGATGGTGGGGATGCGGCAGGCGGTGAACGGGGAGATGCTGATCGGCTTCTCCTACGAGGAGGTGGGGTACGACAAGGGCAATTCGCTGGCCCCCATGCTGGAGGGGGCGCGGCTGGCGCAGCGGATGGTGCCCGCCCTGGCCGCCGCCCACGTCGTTCGGTGCTTCAGCGGGCTCAGGGCCATGCCCCAGGACGGGCTGCCCATCCTCGGGCCGGTGCCGGGGAAGCCCGGGGTGTTCGTGGCGGCCCTTCACAGCGGCTTCACCCTGGCGCCCCTCGTCGGGACGCTCATGGCGGAGGTCATGTGCGGGGAGGAGCCCTCGGTGCCGATGGAGCCGTACAGTATCACGCGTTTCGGGTAGGCCTTTTCGGGTGCGGTCTGGACCCGGTGCGGCGGGGACGGGGATACCCCGCCCCGGGGCGTAACGCCATGGTGTTGCCCGAAGCCTCCGGCCTCGTCTCGTGGCCCGGCCGGGGGTTTCCTCACTTTGCGGCGCTGGCCCCGGACCGGTCGGCGTCCCACCGGTCAGGGCTCGATGCGGGTTCCCAGCACCTCGAGGAATTTCGCCGGCCACTCCGGGCGGGCCGGCCATGCCGGGGGAGGCAGGACTTTGCCGTCCTGCGCCGTAGTTCGGAATAGTGGAAACCGGCTGGATGATCCTTCCATCCGCCGCCGGTGGTCGGAGGCGCCAGGCCGGTTTCCCCATCGGAGAGGAGGTCGGGACGCATGGCGCTGTCGGACGAGCTCGCGTACCTCCCGGCGACCGAGTTGGCCGCACGCGTCCGGCGCCGGGACCTGTCGCCGGTGGAGGTGACGGACGCCTTCATCCAGCGCATCGAACGCCGGAACCCGAGTCTCAACGCGTTCGTCTACCTCGCGTTCGACGACGCCCGGCGCCGGGCGAAGGATGCCGAGCAGGCGGTGCTGCGCGGCGAGGAACTGGGCCCGCTGCACGGGGTGCCCACCGCCATGAAGGACCTGTTCGACTTCCATCCCGGCTGGCCGAGCACCCTGGGCGGGATCCGGGCCCTGAAGGGCCACGTGATCGACGCCTACTGCGCCTGGGCTGAGCGCATCGAGCGGGCCGGAGCGATCATCCTGGGCAAGACGAACAGCCCTATCATGGGCTTCCGGGGCACCACGGACAATTACCTCTTCGGCCCCACGCGCAACCCCTTCAACCTGGCCAAGAACCCCGGCGGATCGTCGGGCGGCAGCGCCGCGGCGGTCGCGGACGGGCTGGTACCGTTCGCCGAGGGGACCGACGGCGGCGGCTCGATCCGCATCCCGGCGGCCTGGTCCGGCGTGTACGGGTACAAGGCGTCGTTCGGCCGGGTGCCGGCGGTGGCGCGGCCCAACGCGTTCTCCCTCGACACACCCTTCATCTTCGAGGGCGTCCTGACCCGGACAGTGGAGGACGCCGCCCTGGTCCTGAGCGCGCTGGCCGGCTACGATCCCCGCGACCCCTTCAGCCTGGACGAGACCGTGGACTTCGCCGGCGCCGTGCGCCGGTCCATTCGGGGGATGAAGATCGCGTACAGCCCGGACCTGGATGTCTTTCCGGTCGACCGGCGGGTACGCAAGGTCGTCGACGAGGCCGTCCGGGCGTTCGAGGAGGCGGGCGCTCGGGTCGAACCGGTCCGGGTGGGCATCCGCCACCACCAGCGGGAGCTCAGCGACGTCTGGTGCCGGCTCATCATGCCGATCAACATCGGCGCGCTGGAGAGCTTCCGGCGCCAGGGGATCGACCTCCTCGGAGAGCACCGGGAGGACTTCCCGCCCGAGTACCTGGAGTGGGTCGACCGGGGTTACCGGATGACCATGCTCGAGTTCATCCGGGACCAGGAGATCCGCACCGAGGTGTACGACGCGATCCAGGGCGTGCTGAACCGGTACGACCTCCTCGTCACGCCCACCCTGGCGACCGTGGCCGTGGACAACGCCACCGACGGGAACACGGTCGGGCCGCGTGAGGTCGAAGGCGAGGCGGTGGACCCGCTCATCGGCTGGTGCCTCACCTACGTCGTGAACTTCACCGGGCATCCGGCCGCCTCGGCACCGGCCGGGCTGTCGGACGACGGCCTGCCGGTAGGGCTGCAGATCATCGGCCGGCGCTACGCCGACGCGGACGTTCTCGCCGCCAGCGCCGCCCTCGAGCGGGTGCGGCCGTGGAAGGACCTGTACCGGATCCCCGCCGCCCGGCCTGTTTGACGTACCGCTTTTCAGCCCCGCCGTCGGGAGAGGCCCGGGCAGGAGGAGGCCGCCCTGCTGGCAAATTCATCCCTGCCGCGATGACGCGCGGTACGTTCTGATGCAGGGGGGTCAAGCCATGAGCCTGATTCGTCCGGACCCGTTCGAACAGTGGTTCCGGGAGATGCGGCAGTTCTTCGAGCGGCCTTTCACCTTGGTGCCACTCCCGTTCATGCGGGAAGGTCGGGAATTCGCCCCGGCAGTGGAGGTCTACGAGCAGGGCGAGGAGATCGTGGTCCGGGCGGAGCTTCCCGGCGTCAGCAAGGACCAGGTGGAGGTCCGGGTCAACCCCGACTCCGTCGAGATCCGGGGTGAGGTCCGGCAGGAGGTCACCCGCGAGCAGGCAGGGTATTACGTGAGTGAGCGGCGCTACGGTAACTTCCACCGCGTGGTCCCGTTCCATGTCCCGGTCGACCCCGACAGCGCCACGGCCCGGTTCCACGAAGGGCTGCTGACGGTGCGCGTACGCAAGGTCAAGGACGAGGGGCGCGGGCGCCGGGTTCCCATCGAAGGCTGACGTAGGGGTCATCCTCCGGCAAAGTTCACCGGAGGCACCTGGGAGGCACCTGGCCTCTGTCTCGCGAAATGCGGCCGGCGGGTCGACGGGCCGGCCGCTTGCCCCCTCCCCGACGGCGGGAGGGGGCGCCTTTCTCGCCGCGGGGCCGGTGTCGTGGCGAAGGGGGAGGCGGTGGGGTGGGGTCCGGGTGTTCGGAGGCAAGCAGGGCTGACCTGGAAGACTCTGGACACAAGGCGCAGAAGTTGCGCGGCAAGGGGTGCGCCTGCCGCGCAACTTCTGCGTGAGCAACGCCCGGCGAGGAGTCCATGGTAGACATAACAACACACGCGGGTCGCCTTGACGCCCCCAAATGGCGTCACCTTTTCCCTCCTGACCCGTGTGATAGGGGGTGGTGGCGCAAAAGTTGAGAGTCGACGGGCCTGTTCGCCGCGCAATCGGTGCGTTTCGTGCCGCAGCGCGCACCGGCATTCTGCACTGCGGGACCCACCACCCGGGGCCGCGCGGCCAAGACCGCCCCCCCGACTCCGGCCCGCTCGGGCCGGGGCCGCGGACTGGGGCGGTGACCCGCGCGGGCGCCGCTCCGTGTACCTGCGAGGCAGGGATGCGCGGCGGTTCGGTGTATTCTTGCCATGGAGCGGCTACGAAGGAGTACCGTCGATGGCGACCATACGCGACGTCGCGAAGCGGGCGGGCGTGTCGATCGCGACCGTCTCGCGGGTCCTGAACAACGTCGGCCACCCGGTCCGCGAGAGCACGCGCCAGCGGGTGCTCGAGGCGGCCCGCGAGCTCAACTTCTCCCCGAACGACCTCGCCAAGAGCCTCCTGCGCGGACGGACGGCGACGATCGGGCTCCTGGTCCCCGACATCTCGAACACCTACTACGCCGACATCCTGAGCGGCGTGGAGGCGGTGGCGAGCGAGCGGCAGCTCGTCGTGCTCCTCGGCAACACGAACCGGGATCGGGAGCGGCAGGTCCGCTACCTGCGCGTCTTCCAGGAGAAGCGGGTGGACGGGGTCATCCTGGCCGGCGGCGACACGGAGCACGGCGTGGAGCCCGGCTCGTTGGCGGAGTCGGGGCTGAAGATCATCTGGATCGGGTACGGCGCGCCGGGGATCCCGGCCATCCACCCGGACAACGAGGGCGGGGCGATGGAAGCCACGCGCCTCCTGGTGGCGCTCGGCCACCGGGCGATCGGCTGTATCACGGGGCCGCCGGAGTCGAACAGCTCCCGGGCGCGGTTTGTCGGGTACCGCCGGGTGCTCCAGGAGGCTGGGCTGCCCCTGAGACCCGAGTGGGTCACCTCCGGCGGGTTCCGGCCGGAGGGCGGCTACGAGGCGGTGCGGCGCATTTTCCGGAGCGGCCACGGCGAACGGCCGACGGCGCTGTTCGTGGCCAACGACCAGATGGCGATCGGGGCGCTGCGGGCCTTCCAGGAGCTCGGCCTGCGGGTGCCGGAGGACGTCGCCGTGGTGAGCTTCGATGACGTGCCGATCGCCCGGTTCCTGCGCCCCGCACTGACGACCGTGGCCATCGCCGGGGCCGATCTCGGCCGGCAGGCGATGGAGATGCTGTTCGAGTTCCTCGACACCGGCAGGCCGCCGGCCTCCCGCCAGCTGACGACCCGGCTCGTGGTGCGGGAGTCGAGCGGTGGCCCTGTAGGGACCCTGCAGGCCTGACGGGGGCCGCTGGCCCCGAGCCCCAGCGGTGTTCCCCCTCTTCTTGGCCCCGGAGAAGAGGGAAACTTCGGTCCAAATGCGCAAAAAGAAACGATATGGCGAGCCAGGAGAGGAAGAATCCAGCCAATTCGCCGTCTGTGCGTTTGACACCCCCAGGCTGGCCCTCCTATCGTAAAGGAAAAGCTTTTCCGCAACCCCCAACTCATCCCGACTGGAGGGTCCGCTGTGGGTCACGCCTACGAGAGCTTCTACCTGCACGATGTCCCGGAGAAGGGTCGGAAGCGCAACATCCTGGCGCTGTCCTTCGCCGAGGTCGCAGAGCGCCTGAAGGAGCCGGGCCAGGACGTGGTCATGGTGCCGCTGGGGAGCACGGAGAAGCACGGGGCGCACATCCCCCTCGGCACGGACAGCTACATCACGATGACGGCCGTGGTCATGGCCTCCGAGATGGCGGACTGCCTCTACACGCCGCTCATGCCCTTCGGTTACTCGCCGCACCACATGGGGCGCCTCCACGAGGGAGCGGGCACGATCACCCTGCGGGCCGAGACGTACCGGCGGATCATGCACGACATCGCCCTGAGCCTCATCTTCCACGGCTTCAACAAGATCGTCTTCGTCAGCCACCACGGGTCGAACACGAAGCCGATCGACGAGCTCCTCCGCTACCTGCGCTACCGCACCGGTGGATTCTTCGCCTTCTACAAGACGCCGACGGAGCGGGAGATCAACGTCCTGAAGGACGTCCTGGAGAACCCGCCGGAGGAGACGCCGGGCTGGCACTCCAGCGAACTCGAGACCTCCTGCGTCATGGCGGTGCACCCTGGTCTGGTCGACATGAACCGGGCCGTCGCCGACCGGGCGCATGCCCCGCACTGGATGGGCCCGAACTTCTCCAAGATCGACGGCACCGGCACGGTGAACTTCCAGGGCTCCGAGAACATCTGGGTGCCGATGGAGCACCACGAATACTCGGACACCGCCGTGATCGGCAACCCGTTCCGGGCCCGGGCGGAGAAGGGCGAGGAGATCTTCAAGCGGATGGCCCGGCACCTCGCCGACTTCATCGAGGAGGTCCGGAAGTTCCCGGTCGAGGTCAGGAACCGGGACTACCCCGAGCGTGCGTGGAATCCCTGAGTCACCCCTGAGTCGAGGGAGACGAGGCCGATGCCGGCGCAGACGGATACCATCGCCGACCTCCGCCGCACCCTGGTCGAGCTTTCCCACCGGGCCTACGCCCTGGGGCTGGTCCCCGGGGTCAGCGGCAACCTGAGCGTCCGGGTGCCGGGCGAGGACCGGGTCCTCATCAAGGCGACGGGCTTCTCGCTGGGTGACATGACCCCCGCGCACACGCTCCTCGTCGACCTGGACGGGCGGGTCCTCGAGGGCACCGATCTGCGCCCCTCCAAGGAGATGTTCTTCCACCTCGCCATCTACCGCCGGCGGCCCGAGGTCGGCGCGGTGGTACACCTGCACCCCCCCTACACGACGGCGTTCGCGGCGGTGCATCAGCTCCCGCCGGCGCTGACGGGCGCCGCCCGGGCCTTCCTGGGCGGGAAGGTGGCGCTGGTTCCGCCGGCTCCCTCGGGGTCCCGGGAGCTCGCCGCCATGGTCGAGGCGGCGTTCCGGGACCCCGAGATCCGGGCGGCGGTCCTGGCCGAGCACGGCAGCATCACCGTCGGCCCCGACCTGTACTCGGCCTTCTACCTAAGTCAGTACCTGGAGGACGCGGCGCGTACCGCCCTCCTGGTGCGGATCCTTCGGGGACCCCAAGACTGACCGCCCGGGAGGGGCACGGATGCGCCCGGAGCGTGTGGTGGCCATCGTCGCCACGCTGGACACGAAGGGCGAGGAGGCGGTCTTCCTCCAGAACTGGTTCTGCCGCCGGGGCTACGACGCCCGCCTGGTGGACGTCGGCACCCTGGGCGACGCTCCGCTTGCCGCCCGGGAACCCGATGTGAGCCGGCGCCGGGTGGCGGCGGCCGCCGGCATCTCGCCCGAGGCGTTCGCGGGGATGCGCCGGGACGAGATCATGGCGGCGATGGGCCGCGGGGCCGCGGCGGTCCTCCGCCGGTGGCACGACGACGGCGTCCTCGCCGGGG
Coding sequences:
- a CDS encoding ornithine cyclodeaminase family protein; translation: MLTVRFLNQDDVIACGGADMAAAVQDIENVFALHARGDVVLPSKTVLRWGGIESEYSHGRINAMPAYVGGDVHMAGIKWISGFPKNPFTNGLPRAVGITILNDPDTGVPLAIMDGTLISAVRTGAVTGVAAKYLARPDSEIAGIIGTGVQSRTQLRALKVVLPALKEVKAFDVDRGRRERFAEEMSADLGIEVRPVNSAEEAVRGSQVLVTATTSKEPVVKAEWIEPGLFYSAVGGHEFEYAVADRASKIVVDNWEEIKHRGSQTLCFMHREGLLPDDRIHAELGEVVIGRKAGRQSAGEFILFASVGMGLEDVAVASRVLRTARERGIGSDLVLWREPFSK
- a CDS encoding (2Fe-2S)-binding protein, with the translated sequence MRLASHPVLGPVPRGEPVTIYVEGRPVEAHAGEPLAVALLAAGIHAFGHTRKLDRPRGLYCAEGTCGECRVEVDGRPGVLACVAPVVAGMRVRLPRGELDLLGEERR
- a CDS encoding Hsp20/alpha crystallin family protein, whose translation is MSLIRPDPFEQWFREMRQFFERPFTLVPLPFMREGREFAPAVEVYEQGEEIVVRAELPGVSKDQVEVRVNPDSVEIRGEVRQEVTREQAGYYVSERRYGNFHRVVPFHVPVDPDSATARFHEGLLTVRVRKVKDEGRGRRVPIEG
- a CDS encoding NAD(P)/FAD-dependent oxidoreductase, yielding MKFDYDVVVVGGGIVGGSVAFHLAEAGRSILVVDRAFPASGTSGATQSWVWVHTKSPPFYGEFNHLSAMMYPDFEKRLGADIEYQRTGGISLLFTPGEVEKARELVERQRAVGIDVSLLTREEILSLEPAVSPDVLGATYSPADGNVNSLRLVFAVMRANQARGVTYWTYTAVTGMELTDGGVQVHTERGSVTARQVAICGGPWAPELGAMLGIRIPVRPVRGQVLVTEPLAPLIRHTMVGMRQAVNGEMLIGFSYEEVGYDKGNSLAPMLEGARLAQRMVPALAAAHVVRCFSGLRAMPQDGLPILGPVPGKPGVFVAALHSGFTLAPLVGTLMAEVMCGEEPSVPMEPYSITRFG
- a CDS encoding LacI family DNA-binding transcriptional regulator, encoding MATIRDVAKRAGVSIATVSRVLNNVGHPVRESTRQRVLEAARELNFSPNDLAKSLLRGRTATIGLLVPDISNTYYADILSGVEAVASERQLVVLLGNTNRDRERQVRYLRVFQEKRVDGVILAGGDTEHGVEPGSLAESGLKIIWIGYGAPGIPAIHPDNEGGAMEATRLLVALGHRAIGCITGPPESNSSRARFVGYRRVLQEAGLPLRPEWVTSGGFRPEGGYEAVRRIFRSGHGERPTALFVANDQMAIGALRAFQELGLRVPEDVAVVSFDDVPIARFLRPALTTVAIAGADLGRQAMEMLFEFLDTGRPPASRQLTTRLVVRESSGGPVGTLQA
- a CDS encoding amidase: MALSDELAYLPATELAARVRRRDLSPVEVTDAFIQRIERRNPSLNAFVYLAFDDARRRAKDAEQAVLRGEELGPLHGVPTAMKDLFDFHPGWPSTLGGIRALKGHVIDAYCAWAERIERAGAIILGKTNSPIMGFRGTTDNYLFGPTRNPFNLAKNPGGSSGGSAAAVADGLVPFAEGTDGGGSIRIPAAWSGVYGYKASFGRVPAVARPNAFSLDTPFIFEGVLTRTVEDAALVLSALAGYDPRDPFSLDETVDFAGAVRRSIRGMKIAYSPDLDVFPVDRRVRKVVDEAVRAFEEAGARVEPVRVGIRHHQRELSDVWCRLIMPINIGALESFRRQGIDLLGEHREDFPPEYLEWVDRGYRMTMLEFIRDQEIRTEVYDAIQGVLNRYDLLVTPTLATVAVDNATDGNTVGPREVEGEAVDPLIGWCLTYVVNFTGHPAASAPAGLSDDGLPVGLQIIGRRYADADVLAASAALERVRPWKDLYRIPAARPV
- a CDS encoding hydantoinase B/oxoprolinase family protein; the encoded protein is MNGGPSARAQLDPVTVQVLGNYFMSIAEEMGARLIRSSYSSNIKERADCSAALFDRDGNVIAQADHIPMHMGSMLGIVRAIKARYGESGVRPGDMFVTNDPYSGGGTHLPDITVAAPVFYEGELVGFAANIAHHSDVGGRVPGSNSGDSTSIYQEGLRIPLVRLVSEGRLQTEILDFILLNSRLPREREGDIQAQIAANRVGVERLQEACRRYGVATVTGAMVGLLDYAERRIRLAIEKVPDGTYTFTDYMDDDGITDEPIPITVTVRVQGDSIHLDFTGSGRHAGGAINIVRTALEATVYFALKAALDPDIPANGGYHRAIRITAPEGTIVNAVPPAAVAGRTDTAQRIVDTVLGALAQAIPDRIPAACHSAMSAVMFAGFDAEGANYFVYPETIGGGFGARPSKDGMDGVQVHVTNSSNLPVEALELEYPLLIEHYGLIPDSGGPGRWRGGLGIRRDIRILGRDVEFSSHADRQKFAPWGLEGGMPAKAGRFVINPGTPQERRLASGKVSHVRLAPGDVLSAQTPGGGGFGDPLEREPERVAQDVLERKVSVRAAREVYGVVVDAEGRLDLEATARLRQELRGARNQQAGFFPSV
- a CDS encoding FAD-dependent oxidoreductase; amino-acid sequence: MRADVVVIGSGPAGLSAARAAAAAGVQVVVVEEAPWAGGRLACRVDTLDSPPALAGRRADQAARELVAAAGAAGATIETGTLAWGLFPGAPGTVAVRRDGRVEAVEAGAVVVATGSLPAPYPFTGWTLPGVMTAPAVERLINRHGFLPGRQAVVVGDTSEAGRVARLLELCGAAVEQVQDIESAGGQGRVEEVTVGGQTRPADLVVLAVGRLPQVELLNAAGCPIGADGVPQHDPSTGRTPLVGVFVAGSAGGAGNLAMSIGSGAIAGISAAEHVGALTRAEAAARRWDLIRQLPPPARLSAPERPLPVDEFALVCRCEEIPRTEVEDAIRAGARTVDDVKRMTRCGMGFCQGKNCTRTVMNLLALRGAATRGQAGSGAAAPGGPLRPDRPGAVELRPMRLRPPVRPVRLGELAAAGRDVSLLERAIHPEGEEPHP